The following coding sequences lie in one Streptomyces sp. NBC_00510 genomic window:
- a CDS encoding helix-turn-helix domain-containing protein: MRGVGVPEEELAAYARVLGEVSGTGRRLRRDELDALRACGERTGGRGYGLRDLVGAYLTATRDAWGSLRGVAAADTATEVQRAGEAVLTALDAAVVALGEGHERAQRLLVRQEEAARREFVDDLLYGRSDPGRLAERAERFGLRLGRGHAVAVARGVDAYEDSQPAVRRIERELAGRFGDRDVLVAGKDGRLVCIAPGSERAVFEAFADTALRPGPGYGAARRVAVGRTHSGTSGIVRSYEEALGALDVADRLRLHPPVLRAEELLVFPVLMRDRAAMADLVRTVLGPLEQARGGAGPLLETITAHAEAGHVNAEAARRLGLGVRTFTYRLERIKVLTGYDPGDPLHRYTLETAAMGARLLGWPDQPL; this comes from the coding sequence ATGCGGGGCGTAGGCGTACCGGAGGAGGAACTCGCGGCGTACGCACGCGTGCTGGGGGAGGTCTCGGGGACGGGCCGGCGGCTGCGACGGGACGAGCTGGACGCGCTCCGCGCCTGCGGTGAGCGTACGGGCGGTCGGGGGTACGGGCTGCGCGACCTCGTCGGCGCCTACCTGACGGCGACCCGCGACGCGTGGGGCTCGCTGCGGGGCGTGGCCGCCGCCGACACCGCCACCGAGGTGCAGCGGGCCGGCGAGGCGGTGCTGACCGCCCTCGACGCCGCGGTGGTCGCGCTCGGCGAGGGCCACGAACGCGCCCAGCGGCTCCTGGTCCGCCAGGAGGAGGCGGCCCGGAGGGAGTTCGTCGACGACCTGCTGTACGGGCGCAGCGACCCGGGACGGCTCGCCGAGCGCGCCGAGCGGTTCGGGCTGCGGCTGGGCCGCGGGCACGCGGTGGCGGTGGCGCGCGGCGTGGACGCGTACGAGGACAGCCAGCCCGCGGTGCGGCGCATCGAGCGGGAACTGGCGGGCCGCTTCGGCGACCGCGACGTCCTGGTGGCCGGAAAGGACGGCCGGCTGGTGTGCATCGCCCCCGGCAGCGAGCGTGCCGTCTTCGAGGCGTTCGCCGACACGGCGCTGCGCCCCGGGCCCGGGTACGGGGCGGCCCGCCGGGTGGCGGTCGGCCGCACCCACTCCGGCACGAGCGGCATCGTGCGCAGCTACGAGGAGGCCCTCGGGGCACTGGACGTCGCCGACCGGTTGCGCCTGCATCCCCCCGTGCTGCGCGCCGAGGAACTGCTGGTCTTCCCCGTGCTGATGCGGGACCGGGCCGCCATGGCCGACCTCGTCCGCACCGTGCTGGGGCCGCTGGAGCAGGCCCGGGGCGGGGCCGGACCGCTGCTGGAGACGATCACCGCGCACGCGGAGGCCGGGCACGTCAACGCGGAGGCGGCGCGTCGACTGGGCCTCGGGGTGCGGACGTTCACGTACCGCCTGGAGCGGATCAAGGTGCTGACCGGCTACGACCCGGGCGATCCGCTGCACCGCTACACCCTGGAGACCGCGGCGATGGGCGCCCGGCTGCTCGGCTGGCCCGACCAACCGCTCTAG
- a CDS encoding helix-turn-helix transcriptional regulator produces MTWLETGTENCTVQRTLDLVGEKWSLLVLRDAMNGVRRFDDFRRHMGLSEAVLADRLRKLVAAGILDTVPYREPGSRTRNEYRLTSKGWDLWPAMIALKQWGDRYTADPEGPPLEVRHRDCDEPVEAVVVCAGGHDALAPRQAYTRPGASARMRG; encoded by the coding sequence ATGACCTGGCTGGAGACCGGTACCGAGAACTGCACGGTGCAGCGCACCCTCGACCTCGTCGGCGAGAAGTGGTCGCTGCTGGTGCTGCGCGACGCCATGAACGGGGTACGCCGCTTCGACGACTTCCGCCGTCACATGGGGCTGTCCGAGGCGGTGCTCGCGGACCGGCTGCGCAAGCTGGTCGCCGCGGGCATCCTGGACACCGTCCCGTACCGCGAGCCGGGCAGCCGTACCCGCAACGAGTACCGGCTCACGTCCAAGGGCTGGGACCTGTGGCCCGCGATGATCGCCCTCAAGCAGTGGGGCGACCGCTACACCGCCGACCCGGAGGGCCCGCCCCTGGAGGTCCGCCACCGCGACTGCGACGAGCCCGTCGAGGCGGTCGTCGTCTGCGCGGGGGGCCACGACGCGCTCGCCCCCCGGCAGGCCTACACCCGGCCCGGCGCCTCCGCCCGCATGCGGGGCTGA